In Acidimicrobiales bacterium, one genomic interval encodes:
- a CDS encoding glycosyltransferase family 4 protein yields MHSEAGSATPGPGSRRDVEAGSRADAPGRPGGTSPEGDIAAIAHRAGLHRIHILAWRDLDDPEAGGSELHASTIARLWAQAGLDVTMRSSAAAGHPAYAQRDGYRVVRKSGRYGVFPRTALSGLVGRTGQRDALVEVWNGMPFFSPAWARCPRVVFLHHVHAEMWRMVLKPEILARLGEMLEFSAAPPVYRRSRIVTLSSSSKQEIVEMLRLPERNISVVPPGVDRRFTPGGARSPRPLVVAAGRLVPVKRFELLIDALVELRERHPGLEAVIVGEGYERPALEARIRAAGAAGWLTLPGHLSDDDLLSLYRRAWVLASTSLREGWGMTVTEAAACGTPAVVSRIAGHLDAVDHGASGFLADGPELAEHLDLVLRDGALRRRLGKGALELASRYTWEATARGTLEALASTAAARPHP; encoded by the coding sequence ATGCATTCTGAGGCGGGCTCGGCCACGCCTGGGCCCGGCTCCCGACGAGACGTCGAGGCCGGTTCACGAGCCGACGCTCCCGGTCGCCCGGGGGGCACGTCTCCCGAGGGCGATATCGCCGCCATCGCCCACCGGGCCGGCCTGCACCGCATCCACATCCTCGCCTGGCGGGACCTCGACGATCCTGAGGCGGGCGGCTCGGAGCTGCACGCCTCGACGATCGCCCGGCTGTGGGCGCAGGCCGGCCTCGACGTCACCATGCGGAGCTCGGCCGCTGCCGGCCACCCCGCGTACGCCCAGCGCGACGGTTACCGGGTGGTCCGCAAGTCGGGGCGTTACGGCGTCTTCCCCCGCACCGCCCTCAGCGGGCTGGTGGGGCGGACCGGCCAACGCGACGCGCTGGTCGAGGTTTGGAACGGCATGCCCTTCTTCTCTCCCGCCTGGGCCCGTTGCCCGCGCGTGGTGTTCCTCCACCACGTGCACGCCGAGATGTGGCGCATGGTGCTCAAGCCGGAGATCCTGGCCCGCCTCGGTGAGATGCTCGAGTTCAGCGCCGCTCCGCCGGTCTACCGCCGCAGCCGCATCGTCACACTGTCGTCGTCGTCGAAGCAGGAGATCGTCGAGATGCTCCGGCTCCCCGAACGCAACATCTCGGTCGTCCCCCCGGGCGTCGATCGTCGCTTCACCCCTGGGGGGGCCCGTTCACCGCGACCGCTTGTCGTCGCCGCTGGACGGCTGGTGCCGGTCAAGCGCTTCGAGCTGCTCATCGACGCGCTCGTGGAGCTGCGAGAACGCCATCCCGGCCTCGAAGCCGTGATCGTCGGCGAAGGCTACGAACGACCCGCCCTGGAAGCTCGCATCCGCGCTGCTGGAGCGGCCGGGTGGTTGACCCTGCCCGGGCACCTCAGCGACGACGACCTCCTGTCGTTGTACCGGAGGGCGTGGGTCCTGGCCAGCACCTCCTTGCGCGAGGGATGGGGCATGACCGTCACCGAGGCCGCCGCCTGCGGGACGCCTGCCGTGGTCAGCCGCATCGCCGGTCATCTGGACGCGGTGGACCACGGCGCCAGCGGCTTTCTCGCCGATGGGCCCGAGCTGGCCGAGCACCTGGACCTCGTGCTGCGAGACGGGGCGCTGCGCCGGCGGCTGGGGAAGGGCGCGCTGGAGCTCGCCTCCCGGTACACGTGGGAGGCCACCGCCCGGGGCACCCTCGAGGCGCTCGCCTCGACTGCCGCGGCGCGCCCGCACCCATGA